CCAAAGGCGCACTAATAGGGGATTTAGGTCTTCCATTTTTTAGATTAGTGGATAACAATCGGTTGAAGCTAAAGGTCGTGGTGCCTGAATTACATGCACAATCCGTTTCTGAAGAGACAGTTGCCAAATTCAAAGTATTGAGCAAACCAGATACAACATTTACAGCGAAATTAAAACGTAATTCCTTAGTTATTGATCCTGTATCTAGAGCATTAGCACTTGAGTTTGATGTGCCAAATCATAATAGAGAACTGAATGGTGGGGACTATACGGATGTAGACCTTCAGTTGATGCGTAAAAGTCCAACTTTATATGTGCCAAAAAATAGTGTGGTTAATTCGCAGTCAGGCATATTTGTTCTTAAGGTAATTGATAACAATAAAATTGAAAAAATTCCAGTTACATTAGGTGGAAGTCAGGATAAAATGGTTGAGATCTTTGGTGATCTATCAACTTCAGACCGCATTGTTGAAAATGCCTCTGAAGAAATTAATTCTAATACTTTAATTCAAATTGAAAAATAATTCAAGAAAATCAGATATGAAAAATATAATATTAGCTGCAACAACATTGTTATTATTGGTCTCAGGCTGTCAAAGTAACAATAAATCGCATTCTCAAAATGATTCAACAACTCTTGAGGACAATGAAGTTCAAGAAGTAAGAAATGTTGAAGAACAAAATACCTTTAATGCTAGTTTTAAAATATAAATGGTGAAACCGTTTCTGTCAGTGACTTAAAAGGGAAAGTTGTAATCATGAACTTTTGGGCAACATGGTGCCCTCCATGTATTGCTGAAATGCCTTCGCTACAAAAATTACACGAAGATTTACAGTCTGAAAAAGATATCGTTTTCATGGCTATTGAAGTTGATCAGAATATTGAAAAAGCAGCAAAATTTATGGCTAAAAATAAATATTCACTTCCGCTCTATACTGTAGATTCAGATCTGCCTGAAGAACTGCACACAAATTCAATCCCGATGACGGTCATCCTCGCTAAAAATGGTGATATTGTAGGTAAACAAGTAGGAATGATGGACTTTAAATCTGAAAAACTAAAGCAAGGATTGATAGATTTAACTAAAGAAAACGAAAGATAGAAATGAAATATATAATAATTATGGTACTACTTGCTGGATTACACACAGATGATGCCTTGTCGCAAAGCAGAGATGAACTGCTAACGAAAAATCAACAATATACAGGGACCGAGCCTCAAAAAGATAATTATAAAGCAGTTTATCAATTGGACACAGATAATCCTGATATTGTTAAAAAGGCTTTTTAGGAACATAAACAATCTATTGAAAGATCCTCGACTAGCAGGTAAATTGGAGGTTGAGCTAGTTACCTTTTCGGGAGGAACTGAAGTAATGAGGAAAGATCATGATTATAAAGAACAACTTCTTGATCTGATAGAGAAAGGTGTTCGAGTTGTACAATGTCTCAATTCTTTAGAAGAAAGAGGGTATAACAAAGATCAGCTGTTTGATTTTATTGGCTATACTCCAAGTGGCAACGGTGAATTGGTGATTTTAGGCAATGAAGGTTGGACAATAGTAAAACCATAGATATTTACTCTATTGTATCAGAAATAAAAATTTAGAATTGAAGAAGGGCGTGTTTACACGCTCTTTTTTATGCCCATCCTTTTGTGATTAATCCATTTTGCCTACTTAAATAAAATTCCGCTTCAAACATACCTTTACAATTTCATAATCTTAAATTCACAATGGCTTAACAACATACGAGTTAAAGTGTGAATTGTTTCATTACTTTAAATATTTCTTAATGAGTTTTAATTTTTCTAATGTTTTAAAATTTGTATAGAGTTTTTTAATCGTTTTCTTTTTAGAATTGCTTTTAGAAAATAAAATTAAATGAATTTATTAACAGGCCAAAATATGGGAATCAATGTATTATATCAGTTAAAATGTTGATTATTAATGCTTTGTTTTTGGTTTTTATTCTAAAATTATTTGGTTTTCATATATGCAAGCGTTTATTTTTGTGAAAAATAAAAGTTTAAAAATCTTTATTTTTATTAATTAATTTAAAATAAAGGCTTAATATTATTTTAATAAACC
The Sphingobacterium daejeonense genome window above contains:
- a CDS encoding TlpA family protein disulfide reductase, which produces MNGETVSVSDLKGKVVIMNFWATWCPPCIAEMPSLQKLHEDLQSEKDIVFMAIEVDQNIEKAAKFMAKNKYSLPLYTVDSDLPEELHTNSIPMTVILAKNGDIVGKQVGMMDFKSEKLKQGLIDLTKENER
- a CDS encoding DsrE family protein, whose product is MKDPRLAGKLEVELVTFSGGTEVMRKDHDYKEQLLDLIEKGVRVVQCLNSLEERGYNKDQLFDFIGYTPSGNGELVILGNEGWTIVKP